One window of the Tetragenococcus koreensis genome contains the following:
- the spxB gene encoding pyruvate oxidase, whose amino-acid sequence MTDQKIDGWVAGLKVLEDWDVKNVFGIPAGSLNSLMDAFEKEQDNIDFIQVRHEETGAQAAAMYAKFTNKIGVCLGSAGPGATHLYNGLYDAKFDHVPVLAILGQRTLKESNMDAFQEMNQNPLFADVAVYNRRVAYPEQLPKIIDEGIRTAIAKNGVAAVEVPVDFGWEQLDADSWYSSAADYREYPKLGLNEADIDAAVEVLSNAKRPVIYAGKGTRGHSEDVVALSRKIKAPVAITGINFDDYNYEFDALLGSAHRVGWKPANEAFEEADAVLFAGSNFPFAEVTGKFDHVDKFIQIDIDPQKLGKRHFADVAILGDGGAAIKAITDKIDEKEDNGWYQANIDNVANWKAYMQKLENKKSGPLQLYQVFNAINEISTEDAAYSIDVGNTTQTSIRHLHMTPKNLWRTSEVFATMGNGLPGALGAKLGFPDRQVWNLSGDGGFAMTMHDVVTAVKYKLASIHVIFTNERFGFIRDEQEDTNDNYYGVDIADIDFAGIAKAQGAVGYTVTEISQLPEVFAKAKADEEAGRVVLIDAKITEERPLPVEELKLDPYFFSKNEIDEFKTRYEAEELQPFSHYLQEAGLEVKQYKR is encoded by the coding sequence ATGACTGATCAAAAAATAGATGGTTGGGTAGCAGGACTTAAAGTATTAGAAGACTGGGATGTCAAAAACGTCTTCGGTATTCCTGCGGGCTCACTAAATTCTTTGATGGATGCATTTGAAAAAGAACAAGATAACATTGATTTTATTCAAGTTCGTCATGAAGAAACAGGTGCACAAGCAGCAGCAATGTATGCTAAATTTACTAACAAGATAGGTGTTTGTCTTGGTTCTGCGGGACCTGGTGCAACGCATTTATACAATGGATTGTATGATGCAAAATTTGACCACGTTCCTGTATTGGCTATCTTGGGTCAACGTACGCTTAAAGAATCCAATATGGATGCTTTCCAAGAAATGAACCAAAATCCTTTATTTGCTGATGTAGCAGTATATAATCGCCGGGTTGCTTATCCAGAACAATTACCTAAGATTATTGACGAAGGTATTCGTACAGCGATTGCTAAAAACGGTGTAGCTGCAGTAGAAGTTCCAGTTGATTTTGGTTGGGAACAACTAGATGCAGATAGCTGGTATTCATCTGCTGCGGATTATCGCGAATATCCTAAGTTGGGATTAAACGAAGCAGATATTGATGCTGCAGTTGAAGTACTATCTAATGCTAAACGTCCAGTGATTTATGCCGGAAAAGGGACTCGCGGTCACTCAGAAGATGTAGTAGCACTAAGTCGTAAAATTAAAGCACCAGTTGCAATTACTGGGATTAATTTTGACGATTACAATTATGAATTTGATGCTCTTTTGGGATCTGCTCACCGGGTGGGTTGGAAACCAGCAAATGAAGCATTTGAAGAAGCAGATGCTGTTCTTTTTGCAGGTAGTAACTTCCCATTTGCTGAAGTTACAGGTAAATTTGACCATGTTGATAAATTTATCCAAATTGACATTGATCCACAAAAATTAGGTAAACGTCATTTTGCTGACGTTGCAATCCTGGGTGATGGCGGCGCTGCGATTAAAGCTATTACAGATAAGATCGATGAAAAAGAAGATAATGGTTGGTATCAAGCGAATATTGATAATGTTGCGAACTGGAAAGCATATATGCAAAAGCTAGAAAATAAAAAATCTGGTCCTCTACAACTTTATCAAGTATTTAATGCAATTAATGAAATATCAACAGAAGATGCTGCTTATTCGATTGATGTGGGAAATACCACACAAACATCCATTCGTCACTTACACATGACACCGAAGAACTTGTGGCGGACTTCTGAAGTATTTGCTACGATGGGAAATGGCTTGCCAGGTGCTTTAGGAGCTAAACTAGGCTTTCCTGACCGTCAAGTTTGGAACCTATCTGGTGATGGCGGTTTTGCTATGACAATGCATGATGTTGTTACAGCAGTGAAATATAAGCTAGCTTCTATTCACGTAATATTTACCAATGAACGTTTTGGTTTTATTCGTGATGAACAAGAAGATACGAATGATAACTATTATGGCGTTGATATTGCTGACATAGACTTTGCTGGAATTGCTAAAGCGCAAGGTGCAGTAGGCTATACTGTTACTGAAATTTCACAATTACCTGAAGTCTTTGCAAAAGCAAAAGCTGATGAAGAAGCAGGTCGTGTTGTTCTGATTGATGCTAAAATCACAGAAGAACGTCCACTTCCAGTAGAAGAATTGAAATTAGACCCATACTTCTTCTCTAAAAACGAAATTGATGAGTTTAAAACTCGTTATGAAGCTGAAGAATTACAACCATTCAGCCATTACTTGCAAGAAGCAGGTTTGGAAGTTAAACAATATAAACGCTAA
- the nifJ gene encoding pyruvate:ferredoxin (flavodoxin) oxidoreductase produces MKKMKTMDGNTAAAYISYAFTEVAAIYPITPSSTMAEVVDEWADQGKENIFGEAVEVVEMQSEAGAAGTVHGSLKTGALTSTYTASQGLLLMMPNMFKIAGELLPSVFHVAARAVATNALSIFGDHSDVMATRQTGFCMLAESSVQQVMDLSTIAHLASIEGSLPFTNFFDGFRTSHELQKIEVIDYEDLKEMVNWNQVQAFRERAMNPNAPSVSGSAQNPDIYFQSREMVNQYYNRMPAIVQKYMQKINQRRGTDYDLTTYYGAPDATEVIISMGSVESTIRQTVDYLNTRGRKVGHLNIHLYRPFPTENLLEKLPNTVEAVAVLDRTKEPGSDGEPLLLDVQSALYCHPNRPIVIGGRYGIGSKDVTPDQIVGVYDHMQLPTNELKFRFTIGIVDEVTHLSLPKTDLLDLTPTSTFQARFWGFGSDGTVGANKQAVKIIGDHTDKYAQAYFDYDSKKSGGLTVSHLRFGDKKIDSTYLVEQPNFVGCHNATYIYKLDLVKGLRDGGTFLLNTVWNEEQVHKHLPTNLKRYLAQHHNKFYIINAMDIAKKAGLGRRINTIMSTAFFEVTNLMEQDEFLPLLKAEIDKTYGKKSQEIVEKNWQAIDQTFENLHEVIVPKEWAELEAVPARSSNEKVRPDFVRNIVDPIARKEGDNLTVGNLIDNGMYDGRMPMGTTAYEKRGIALEVPEWMPEICTMCNECAFVCPHAAIRPFLVNEDEMEEAPEGFIVRDFKGKDGYKYRIQVSVEDCTGCGLCAQACPAGALVMKNYDEQKEQAVNWAFAMTLKHKENPMKKNSVRGSQFEKPLIEFSGACAGCGETSYVKLLTQLYGDRMMIANTTGCSSIWGASAPVTPYTTNDKGQGPAWSNSLFEDNAEYGFGMYIANQVKRKRVVRKAQRILAEQIGSDETQNLLKDWIDHKDEGEGSQQRAAKLTSALEAEGQKPLQSLLKDQAMFAKPSQWLIGGDGWAYDIGFAGIDHVLASGEDINILVMDNELYANTGGQMSKATPTSATAKFAAGGKKTAKKDLGMMAATYGNVYVAQVSIEANPTQTIKAITEAEKYQGPSLIIGYTPCINHGLRGGMQNSIKESKDAVESGYWQLYRYDPRQAAKGKNPLRLDYKRADFDKIPDLLKTQNRFTALQKNKNDPAFVSEMFDQTKKDMKQRAGNYERMTQMNKIKKK; encoded by the coding sequence ATGAAGAAAATGAAAACAATGGATGGGAATACAGCAGCTGCCTATATTTCCTATGCCTTCACCGAAGTGGCAGCAATTTACCCGATAACGCCTAGTTCCACAATGGCTGAGGTGGTAGACGAATGGGCTGATCAAGGAAAAGAAAATATTTTTGGCGAAGCAGTTGAGGTGGTTGAAATGCAGTCAGAAGCGGGCGCTGCAGGAACTGTGCATGGTTCGTTGAAAACAGGTGCGTTGACTTCAACATATACTGCATCTCAAGGTCTGTTACTAATGATGCCCAACATGTTTAAAATCGCAGGAGAACTTTTACCCAGCGTTTTCCATGTGGCAGCTCGTGCTGTTGCAACCAACGCGCTGAGTATTTTCGGCGATCATAGCGATGTGATGGCAACTCGTCAAACAGGCTTTTGTATGTTAGCTGAATCTAGTGTCCAGCAGGTTATGGATTTGTCGACTATTGCCCATTTAGCAAGTATTGAAGGGAGTTTGCCTTTCACTAATTTTTTTGATGGTTTTCGCACTTCTCATGAATTACAAAAGATTGAAGTTATTGATTATGAGGATTTGAAAGAAATGGTAAATTGGAACCAAGTGCAAGCCTTTCGTGAGCGTGCGATGAATCCTAATGCGCCATCTGTTTCAGGTTCAGCTCAAAATCCTGATATTTACTTTCAATCACGTGAAATGGTGAACCAATATTATAATCGTATGCCAGCAATCGTGCAAAAATATATGCAAAAAATTAATCAACGGCGGGGTACAGACTATGATTTAACTACTTATTATGGAGCGCCGGATGCTACTGAAGTAATCATCTCAATGGGCTCAGTTGAATCAACTATCAGACAAACCGTCGATTATTTAAACACACGGGGTCGTAAAGTTGGCCACCTTAATATCCATTTGTACCGTCCTTTTCCCACGGAAAATCTATTAGAAAAATTACCTAATACGGTTGAAGCTGTAGCTGTATTAGACCGTACCAAAGAACCTGGTTCAGATGGGGAGCCGTTATTATTAGACGTGCAAAGTGCGCTTTATTGTCATCCTAACCGTCCAATTGTTATCGGTGGCCGTTATGGCATTGGCTCAAAAGATGTTACACCTGATCAAATCGTGGGCGTTTATGATCACATGCAGTTGCCAACGAATGAGCTGAAATTCCGCTTTACGATAGGAATTGTTGATGAGGTGACTCATTTATCATTACCTAAAACTGACTTATTAGATCTGACGCCAACGTCAACCTTTCAGGCGCGTTTTTGGGGATTTGGTTCAGATGGGACAGTTGGAGCGAATAAACAAGCGGTTAAAATTATTGGCGATCATACCGATAAATATGCACAGGCTTATTTTGATTATGACTCTAAAAAATCTGGTGGACTGACGGTTTCTCACTTACGTTTTGGCGATAAAAAAATTGATTCTACTTATTTAGTAGAACAACCCAATTTTGTTGGTTGTCATAATGCTACCTATATTTACAAACTGGACTTAGTAAAAGGATTACGTGATGGAGGCACTTTCTTATTAAATACAGTTTGGAATGAAGAACAAGTGCATAAGCATTTGCCTACCAACTTAAAACGTTATTTAGCACAGCATCATAATAAGTTTTATATTATCAATGCTATGGATATTGCCAAAAAGGCTGGCTTAGGCCGTCGGATCAACACAATCATGTCAACTGCATTCTTTGAAGTGACAAATCTTATGGAACAAGACGAATTTTTGCCGCTGTTAAAAGCTGAGATCGATAAAACTTATGGAAAAAAATCACAAGAAATCGTTGAGAAAAATTGGCAAGCAATTGATCAAACTTTTGAAAACTTACATGAGGTTATTGTGCCAAAAGAATGGGCTGAGTTAGAAGCTGTGCCAGCGCGATCCTCCAACGAAAAAGTGCGGCCTGACTTTGTACGTAATATTGTGGACCCCATTGCTAGAAAAGAAGGCGACAACTTAACAGTGGGTAATTTAATTGATAATGGTATGTATGATGGTCGTATGCCGATGGGAACAACGGCTTATGAAAAAAGAGGAATTGCCTTAGAAGTTCCTGAATGGATGCCAGAAATATGTACCATGTGTAATGAATGTGCCTTTGTTTGTCCGCATGCAGCGATTCGGCCTTTCTTGGTTAATGAAGACGAGATGGAAGAAGCACCAGAAGGCTTTATTGTACGTGATTTTAAAGGGAAAGATGGTTACAAGTATCGGATCCAAGTTTCCGTAGAAGACTGTACAGGTTGTGGTTTGTGTGCCCAAGCTTGTCCAGCAGGAGCATTAGTGATGAAAAATTATGATGAGCAAAAAGAACAAGCAGTTAACTGGGCATTTGCGATGACTTTAAAGCACAAAGAAAATCCGATGAAAAAGAACTCAGTACGCGGTTCGCAATTTGAAAAACCTTTAATCGAATTTTCAGGGGCTTGTGCTGGTTGTGGTGAAACGTCGTATGTTAAATTATTGACTCAGCTGTACGGAGATCGGATGATGATCGCTAATACTACAGGTTGTTCTTCGATTTGGGGTGCTTCTGCACCTGTGACACCTTATACTACCAACGACAAAGGTCAAGGCCCAGCCTGGAGTAATTCATTATTTGAAGATAATGCAGAATATGGTTTTGGTATGTACATTGCCAATCAAGTAAAACGGAAGCGCGTTGTTCGTAAAGCACAACGTATACTAGCTGAACAAATAGGTTCTGATGAGACACAAAACTTGCTTAAAGACTGGATTGATCATAAAGATGAAGGGGAAGGCTCGCAGCAACGAGCAGCTAAACTGACTTCAGCTTTAGAAGCAGAAGGCCAAAAGCCATTGCAGTCTTTATTAAAAGATCAAGCAATGTTTGCTAAACCAAGCCAATGGTTGATCGGTGGGGATGGTTGGGCTTATGATATTGGATTTGCCGGTATAGACCACGTCTTAGCTAGCGGTGAAGATATAAATATCTTAGTTATGGATAATGAATTATACGCCAACACAGGAGGACAAATGTCTAAGGCGACGCCAACTTCTGCTACTGCAAAATTTGCAGCTGGTGGGAAAAAGACAGCCAAAAAAGATCTAGGTATGATGGCTGCTACTTATGGAAATGTTTATGTAGCACAGGTCTCAATCGAAGCCAATCCAACGCAAACGATCAAGGCGATCACTGAAGCAGAAAAATACCAAGGCCCCTCATTAATTATTGGTTATACTCCGTGTATTAATCATGGGCTGCGTGGTGGCATGCAAAACTCGATTAAAGAATCAAAAGATGCAGTGGAATCTGGTTATTGGCAATTATATCGTTATGACCCACGCCAAGCAGCTAAAGGAAAGAATCCTCTACGGCTGGATTATAAAAGAGCTGATTTTGATAAGATTCCTGATTTGTTGAAGACTCAAAACCGTTTTACTGCGTTACAGAAAAACAAGAACGATCCTGCCTTTGTTAGTGAAATGTTTGATCAAACTAAAAAAGATATGAAACAGCGCGCTGGTAATTATGAGCGCATGACACAAATGAATAAAATAAAGAAAAAATAG
- a CDS encoding flavodoxin: protein MTLAKIIYASMTGNTEEISEILEDQFSGLDIEVERVEADDADEAFFEDADICVIATYTYDEGELPFDLEDFYDDLPDQDLSGKIYGVVGSGDSDLYPDFFCDAADDFDHVFSEAGATQGHEVVKIENDAEDEDKVRLKEFVEALVKAQ, encoded by the coding sequence ATGACATTGGCAAAAATTATATATGCTAGTATGACCGGAAATACAGAAGAAATTTCAGAAATTTTGGAGGATCAATTTTCCGGCTTAGATATAGAAGTTGAACGAGTAGAAGCAGACGACGCAGATGAAGCCTTTTTTGAAGATGCAGATATCTGTGTTATAGCTACTTATACTTATGATGAAGGTGAACTACCATTTGATTTAGAAGATTTTTATGATGATTTGCCTGATCAAGACCTTTCCGGCAAAATTTACGGAGTTGTAGGGAGTGGGGATAGTGACTTGTATCCCGATTTTTTCTGTGATGCAGCAGATGATTTTGACCATGTGTTTAGTGAGGCAGGTGCCACACAAGGTCATGAAGTTGTGAAGATCGAAAATGACGCTGAGGATGAGGATAAAGTTCGTTTAAAGGAATTCGTTGAGGCACTAGTAAAGGCTCAATAA
- a CDS encoding helix-turn-helix transcriptional regulator, with amino-acid sequence MLSEQNSAFLKQVAKTVTAQFGEDCEAVIYEFTENKTDPSIMFIENGHVTNQQIGDSPSQFILDILKKDPKEIKERYNYLTRTQDGRVLKTNTMFYQGVNGKIDAVFSINFDATTLFAAENTLHKLTATDEEPKKEEKSDFIPQDVNDLLEELIKESVKLIGKPVALMTKEEKIKSIQFLNNKGAFLITKSGDKVAKYFNISKYTLYNYIG; translated from the coding sequence ATGTTATCAGAACAAAACAGCGCTTTTTTAAAACAAGTTGCAAAAACAGTAACTGCACAATTTGGTGAAGACTGCGAAGCTGTGATATATGAATTCACTGAAAATAAAACCGATCCTTCAATCATGTTCATTGAAAACGGGCATGTAACCAACCAACAGATCGGGGATAGCCCCTCACAATTTATATTAGACATACTGAAAAAAGATCCTAAAGAGATCAAGGAGCGCTACAATTATTTAACACGCACACAAGATGGTCGGGTATTAAAAACAAATACAATGTTTTACCAAGGAGTCAATGGAAAAATTGATGCCGTTTTTTCTATAAATTTTGATGCCACCACTTTATTTGCTGCTGAAAATACTTTGCATAAATTGACAGCTACTGATGAAGAGCCAAAAAAAGAAGAGAAATCAGATTTTATCCCACAAGATGTCAATGATTTATTAGAAGAGTTGATCAAAGAATCCGTCAAACTAATTGGCAAACCAGTCGCCTTAATGACTAAAGAAGAGAAAATAAAAAGTATTCAATTTTTAAATAATAAAGGGGCTTTTTTAATTACAAAATCTGGCGACAAAGTAGCGAAGTATTTCAATATCTCCAAATATACCTTATATAATTATATTGGTTAA
- a CDS encoding MurR/RpiR family transcriptional regulator — MDTVYHRIQNHYDDLSSTEQLVVDYILNNGDFLNLKMKVIQESLHVSAPTIVRAIKKLSYRSFTDFKYALANSEKQENELNPEESYEALIDSISSDFSRTIDMMDKEKLYAIATVILQSHRIFCVGIGSSVSVVNSLNRKLKQFGLWSNDYTEAAPFRDIADIASKGDCLLIFSLSGKEEQILESVAKNKAKGVTIISVTGFSNNPLAGLSDISLLTYQTPQKRTKLRSRLMLSVAAEIIFETILLQKNEEK; from the coding sequence ATGGACACGGTTTATCATCGTATTCAAAATCACTATGATGACCTTTCGAGTACAGAACAGCTGGTTGTCGATTATATCTTAAATAATGGTGATTTTTTAAATTTAAAAATGAAAGTAATTCAAGAAAGTCTGCACGTTTCGGCACCTACGATCGTTCGTGCTATAAAAAAACTCTCTTATCGTTCTTTTACTGATTTCAAGTATGCTCTTGCTAATTCCGAAAAGCAGGAAAACGAACTAAATCCAGAAGAAAGTTATGAAGCTTTGATTGATAGTATCTCCTCTGATTTTTCACGAACAATCGATATGATGGATAAAGAAAAGCTTTATGCGATCGCTACTGTTATATTGCAAAGCCACCGTATTTTTTGTGTTGGAATAGGGTCAAGTGTTAGTGTCGTTAATTCATTAAACCGTAAGCTTAAACAATTCGGATTGTGGTCAAATGACTACACTGAAGCAGCGCCCTTTCGTGATATTGCAGACATTGCAAGTAAAGGTGATTGTTTACTCATTTTTTCACTGAGTGGTAAAGAAGAACAGATTTTAGAAAGCGTAGCCAAAAATAAAGCAAAGGGTGTGACTATTATTTCTGTCACTGGATTTTCTAATAACCCTTTAGCTGGACTTTCAGATATCTCACTATTAACTTATCAAACACCACAAAAACGAACTAAATTACGTTCTCGTTTAATGTTATCCGTTGCCGCTGAAATTATTTTTGAGACCATTTTATTGCAAAAAAACGAAGAAAAATAA
- a CDS encoding Cof-type HAD-IIB family hydrolase, giving the protein MEKRLLLTDLDGTLVKDSKRVAKEDKDFFASIKQNLQVGIATGRSVKEIDYIEEQIQLPVDVKVGFNGGLVTIEGKIIQEKFIETDVLEQLLRYIETNNLVYDALDGTSRIGTYQSEEKGRIWNVKLVNPKDPFATIMPKKIYKINIRPEENRCDSVLEQIQKEFPQLSMCKSNSTRIEITPPNVTKGKAVDILRKEEAKIITVGDSENDISMFQASDQSFCLSHASQEVQDQADIIIDNFHEVGLYIS; this is encoded by the coding sequence ATGGAAAAAAGGTTATTGCTTACCGATTTAGACGGAACTTTGGTAAAGGACTCAAAACGAGTAGCAAAAGAAGATAAGGATTTTTTTGCCAGTATTAAACAAAATTTGCAAGTAGGTATTGCTACCGGCAGATCGGTAAAAGAAATTGATTATATTGAAGAACAAATTCAGTTGCCAGTAGATGTAAAAGTTGGGTTTAATGGTGGATTGGTTACAATAGAAGGAAAAATAATCCAAGAAAAGTTTATTGAAACTGATGTTTTAGAGCAGTTATTAAGATATATTGAAACAAATAACTTAGTCTATGACGCATTAGATGGTACAAGCCGAATTGGTACTTATCAATCAGAGGAAAAGGGCCGTATTTGGAATGTAAAATTGGTAAATCCTAAAGATCCGTTTGCAACAATCATGCCCAAAAAAATTTATAAAATCAATATTCGACCTGAAGAAAATCGTTGTGATAGTGTGTTAGAACAAATTCAAAAAGAGTTTCCCCAACTTTCGATGTGCAAAAGTAATTCTACTCGAATTGAAATCACCCCACCAAACGTTACAAAAGGTAAAGCGGTCGATATTTTGCGTAAAGAAGAAGCAAAAATCATCACAGTAGGTGATTCTGAAAACGATATTAGTATGTTTCAAGCTTCAGATCAAAGTTTTTGTCTCAGTCATGCCTCCCAAGAAGTGCAAGATCAGGCGGACATTATTATTGATAATTTTCATGAAGTTGGGCTTTATATTAGTTAA
- a CDS encoding PTS transporter subunit EIIC, translated as MDNAHKGSNKDRFLLIFETFGRSFLLPVSVLPAAGILKGIGSVFTNESTIEMYPWMQNNILQIVMGFIETLGNVAFDNLPVIFAVGVAVGLAKQEKGSAAVSGLLGFLVLHNTLNFLLDISGRLVDTGAENADDLMSQAMQTEVLGIQTMDLNVFGGIITGLIVYFVHKKAIRIEAPQIFGFFSGPRLVPILIIPTMALVALLFFFIWPIIQQGINALSLVVLESGYTGTFAYGLIERLLLPFGLQHGVNWPIRTTPLGGIFMIDGQEFSGTINAYMAALSSDGPINPMITRFSAGKFVFNMFGLPGAALAMYKTARPANRKTVGSLLLAAALTSFFTGITEPIEFTFLFVAPALYGIHAVLAGLTMLATTLAGGAFLTPTGHGLINFLIYGVFQGARTKWWLLPIIGVICFVVYYLVFTFAIKKFNFKTPGREADPSTIALHGKEETREKMGVKTLKDKEKEAAQTSEGKLPLHEQALQLIDAHGGAENITAVDACITRLRINVKDDSVVDSVRIKNNLEAMGFATSGMQMQSIYGGKANQLKVEIQDILGLAE; from the coding sequence ATGGATAACGCACATAAAGGGAGTAACAAAGATCGTTTTTTACTTATCTTTGAAACATTTGGGCGTTCCTTTTTGTTACCAGTTTCAGTTTTGCCAGCTGCTGGTATCCTAAAAGGGATTGGTTCAGTGTTTACCAATGAAAGTACAATTGAAATGTACCCTTGGATGCAAAATAATATTTTGCAAATTGTAATGGGGTTTATAGAAACATTAGGGAACGTAGCTTTTGATAATCTACCAGTGATTTTTGCAGTCGGCGTTGCTGTAGGCTTGGCCAAGCAAGAAAAAGGTTCAGCCGCTGTATCTGGATTATTAGGTTTTCTAGTTTTGCATAATACTTTAAATTTTTTACTTGATATCTCCGGTAGATTGGTTGATACGGGTGCTGAAAATGCAGACGATTTAATGTCTCAAGCTATGCAAACAGAAGTACTGGGTATCCAAACGATGGATTTAAATGTGTTTGGCGGAATTATTACTGGTTTAATTGTTTATTTTGTTCATAAAAAAGCTATTCGTATTGAAGCCCCACAGATCTTTGGCTTTTTCAGTGGTCCAAGATTGGTGCCGATCCTGATTATACCAACAATGGCACTGGTTGCACTTTTATTTTTCTTTATTTGGCCGATTATTCAACAAGGAATCAACGCTTTATCCTTAGTGGTATTAGAATCTGGCTATACTGGGACGTTTGCTTATGGCTTAATTGAACGATTATTGTTACCTTTTGGGTTACAACATGGCGTCAACTGGCCTATCCGAACGACTCCATTAGGCGGGATATTCATGATTGATGGACAAGAATTTTCTGGGACGATTAATGCTTATATGGCTGCCTTGTCAAGCGATGGCCCAATCAATCCAATGATTACACGGTTCTCTGCAGGAAAATTTGTGTTTAACATGTTTGGACTACCAGGTGCAGCGCTGGCTATGTACAAAACGGCTCGTCCGGCAAATCGTAAAACAGTCGGTTCCTTGTTGTTAGCTGCAGCACTAACTTCTTTTTTCACAGGCATTACTGAACCAATTGAATTTACTTTTCTTTTTGTAGCTCCAGCTCTCTATGGAATTCATGCTGTATTAGCAGGCTTGACGATGTTGGCAACGACTTTAGCTGGTGGGGCCTTTTTAACTCCGACTGGACATGGGCTTATTAATTTCTTAATTTACGGTGTTTTCCAAGGAGCGCGTACAAAATGGTGGTTATTACCAATTATTGGTGTCATTTGTTTTGTTGTATATTATTTGGTGTTTACATTTGCAATTAAAAAATTCAATTTTAAAACACCCGGAAGAGAAGCTGATCCATCGACGATTGCACTTCATGGAAAAGAGGAAACACGAGAAAAAATGGGTGTAAAAACCTTAAAAGATAAAGAGAAAGAGGCTGCTCAAACTTCAGAAGGGAAGTTGCCGTTACATGAGCAAGCTCTGCAACTGATCGACGCTCATGGTGGTGCCGAAAATATTACTGCGGTAGACGCTTGTATTACACGTTTGCGGATTAATGTGAAAGATGATTCGGTTGTTGATTCAGTGCGAATTAAAAACAACTTAGAGGCAATGGGGTTTGCCACGTCAGGCATGCAAATGCAATCGATCTATGGCGGCAAAGCTAACCAATTAAAAGTTGAAATACAAGATATTTTAGGATTGGCGGAATAA